The genomic interval gttttatataatatcgatcaGAAGATACATCGAGTAATTGGACAAATATTCTCccgttaatattatttaatcgatattcgagtacatacgtatatgtacgaaTTATGATCCcgataaatatcattttggTCGGAGCATACTCCCTTCAAATTTACATCGTTCTCAAGTAATCTTAATTTTACTGTCATGCGGCACCGATGTGtcattaatttaatacttACCTTGATGTTGCAGTtgattaatgtaaaaaataaaaaaggagtcAGGTTTAAAGAACATTGTAACGTTGCTCGAATATAAGTATCTTAAGAAATTGAAAGTGAGTCGAAATACCGGTTCTTCGGTAACTTAATCGTCGATTAATCGAATCGTTCAGCGATACGATGTACCGACCACTAGATTGATCTTGGCGATCGCTCAAGATCACGGTCcgacgatcttttttctcgattattcTTCCTCTAAAgtcagaaatttatttttattcggttCTACGTACGAACTGAACGAAGGATAATCGTCGAAAGAGACGAGGAAGTAAAAAGATGAAACAGCGATCGTGCGTATCCCTGTTTAGAAAACTATTCGCACACAACGGTGTACCACTTGGTACCAGAAAGGAATGCGCCATGTGCGTAGGGACGCTTCTCGTAGGTACCGGACGAGTCTACTTTTTTCATTGGCCCTCGCTGAACCCCTATAAGTACGAGAGGGCTTCAGCGTTCTCGCACAGAAATACAGAAGAATCATCGAACGCGCTCCTACGGGCTCATCCTCTTCAAAATCTGCCAACATGTTCAAACACGTGAGtaggaatcgatcgattttacataatttattgaCTGACATGTCGTTTATTGCAAatgtattttaatgaaattccaAATTGTTCAAGCGTTATTCCTGCTTACATCGGAAAAATATTGATGCGAAATTGAAATGTTCGCAGTTAGTTCTGATCGCGCTAATTGGCTTGGCCTGGTCCGCCCCAGCACCTGCACCCaaaccagcaccagcaccgaAACCTCTCTCGGTGATATCAGACATCAAAACACCAGCATCCACCGCTAAATTGACACCTCTTGTCGCACCGATCGCTACGCCTCTAATTTCATCGATTTCTCGCGTAGCTCTCCTACCCCAAGTACGTACCCAATTAATTTCCTCTTTGAAATTGTAATcttatcgtttctatttcctagaaatttcctatatatatttactctaCCAAAGACTTTCATCGATTTCTCGAATcacgtattaaataattaatccgaTGAATGTATACGGTCTATCCAATAacatcgaataattaataatctgcTACTTTTACGTAATAACAAAATGTCAGAATTGTATACTCATTAACTACAGAATGTATTAGTAAACAATCTGTCGTCGAAACGAATCGTTTagttaaattaattgaatatattgtCTTTGTTGAAATAACAACGAATCTTGCTTCTTTGCAGTTGACACCGTACGCCTACGCTTATCCGGCAGCACTTGCCCCTGTGGAAATAGCCGCAGCACCTTCCACTTACTCTATCGAACAGCACGGATATCACATTACCTACTGATTCTTTCATCGCCACCTTGAGTATTGACCTAAGTTTAGCATGAACACTACAGAGAACTACCTTACCTTTCACTGATAATCGTCATGTATCGCGTATTGATAAAGTCATTCGCGCAGAACAAATATTAgcaaaaaaacacaaaaaaattaaattgtgacattttttatttgacattATTTAATAGCCATTATTATCCGATTGAAATTCCTTTGATAACTCCTCGCTACGATCTTCGTCGTCCTTACAGTAGAAATATCCTTcattgtcatatatatatatattcttctcccttttttaaACTTGGAAATGTCAAACGCGGTGTAATGTTCCTATGAATAATTCacaggaaaaataaagaaaaggcaTTAAACTGAGAATAAGGATGACGAGTCCATTTGACGAGAGAAGAGACTAACTAgagtcgataaaatatatctctaGAAAAAGTCTCGTCCTTGTTCCCCATTTTATACATGAAAGCATAAATAGGAGTTTGAATCACAAAAGCCGATGATAACCGTGTCGCTGATCACAGGATGCGATGAAAAGGAAAGTGAAAATATCGGAAACTTTCTCGAGAACATCGAAACTCTTAACACGTTCGTCGACGTCATTGCACCTTGAACGGACTCGTCGTTACATAACACTTAACATAAACGCCAACTAACAATGTTTTCGGCAGAAATTGTCCGTCGATCATAACtctcataaataaaaatcgtaaaaaaattagaaaataaaaggtaagaaaaaaaaaaggaatttattagtattatttttttttctttttccttattactTAAGTTCTACTAACACGAACAAACACCTTCGTCGCTTGTTGGAAATAGGTCAAGACGATCTtaccttcattttcttttagatgGTAGAGACGTATGTATACGTCATACAAAAATTCTCAGAGATAGTTACAACACGCGTCGAGCTAAAACACACGACGGAAAATCCCTGTTGTGCAAGAAAGAACGACCGGGTGCATCGAACTAAATCGACCGGCCAACCGATAACAAAACCGGCTCcgcgatctttttttcttatttctttcgagaaataaacgaacgaccgaaatctaatttttttttttaacaagtcTTACGTGAAATAACGcggatttattttttacttatcaaACGACAAAAGACAAACGTTTATAGATCGTTCATAATGCCAAATATGCATAATGTATTCGTAAAAGCGATCTCTATTcgaagattattattacactCTTTAGCTTTGAAACATCTTCGAGAATACTTTCTCCCGGAACCTGAAACAAACACAAACCGTAGGAACTGCGGTTCGCAGTTTATTTCGTCAACTTGTTATTATAcgtgaaaaatgtttaaacatttttcgactttgaaaaaaaaagaaaaatttatttcgatactttttaccttttcttaGAAATCATTTGAAATTAGCAAGACGACTATCTACCGTCAGATCGAATTTCAGGCAGGATGATGTCAAGGTTGACGAAGAGGATCGCCGAAAAGAAAGCGTACGCCGTTCGTCTGTAACACCTATggattgtttctctttctaggtAGTAGATACGCACGTGTATAATGTTTCCTTCGAATACGATGAGGAGACCTGAACTGCACGGATATACACCGAGGAACTTAATGATCTCCCGGTTCCGCTCTTCTACCTGcgatcaaaaataaaacgtgcaaacgaaacgaacgatacgAAATTTCACTAGTCTCCTATTCACAGGCCTTTGAATCTTTGAAATCGATCTCGTGCGAAATGAGATTTTATTGAATTGTTAATCGTGAATCTTTAGAACTTGCGAAATTATCTTATAATCatatcatttctatttatttggTTATTTGGAGTTTATTCTAAATACCGGCcatctaattattatatctgctAATactttgattaaaatattgacAATTCTTGTATCGATCGGTATATACTGATCACTAATATTACATACtccttataaatttatttaaaacaccaattaaaaaattttcttaaatatggATCCAATAAATAGCCtaatcatataatattatcataaactttgaatttaaattttaaatcattaCGAATAATCACGATCTTTAAAGTCAGcttcataataaatatttcataattattaagcATACAATGTAACCGTGTAAAAActcttttgataaataaatttttcggtAGATCAGAAGGGGTTGCATACGCGGCGATTAATTCCAATTTGAAACGAATCCTAAAGACGGATGTCCGTTTAAAGAATGAGTCACGCAGATTTACCCCACCATAGCGTTCCAATCGCGTAGCTGCCTCAGCATCCCCGAAAGAGGTACGAAAGTATATAAGATTCGAGCCGTCTCGGTAAAAGCACAGACCAGTGTTGTACACGGAGAAAGTGTTCGTAGTGAACAGACATCGTAAGACGTTCACAAGGTGTCTCAGAAATTCCGTATCATCCTCTGCGTATTCATTAACGAcaggtatataatataaattccaatataatcaaacttttttatcattaagaatattacagttttatcgatttaattatacgtgagaattcaaaattataaatttattatctcatataaaacaattcgaacgaatgatacaattttgtatatctgtaaattaatattgatttaatttagGGTTCGATAATAGAGAGATATCGATGTATGATTgtttgacgataaaaaaaaagcaagagaaaaagaaagaaagaaaaaagatataaagaatcACCTATGCGTCGGGGTTCAATGATTCCTTAACTTTCTCCTTCTCACTGTATGTCACGTGTAAGAGTTATCGATGTTGTCTGAGAAAATAGCCATTGTGTGTTAACGATCAACGTTTAACACAACGATTTCTTTCCATgacctatatatatgtacgtatatatacacttatataccCTCAACTATTTTTACGTTTCTCGTCTctcaacttttttattttatcactagctatatttcgataaataaaacaatcaaGAACGTTTAATCCCGTTATTACGTAAGAACTTTCTCCAGTCGAAATAACGTCTTAAAGAATagatgaaacatttttttcatggTGTATTCTgtataaaaagtttatatatatagacacatacacacacatatacatgatATTATAGCTCTGCAACCGGTTAAACGACTTTCTCTCAACTTCCTCTTACTTTCGTTGACCCTATCGGTTACAGGATCGCATCATCGTTCGTTTCTAAACCGATCTGTTTTTCGAAATCCGATTGATTCTTAATAGATGAGTAGATAGTTAGATCTACGTTAATTACTCGTTGTAATAAATCAAAGGTTAAGGATTTTGTTAATGtcagaaaataaatagaactCTCTCGCGTTACTCGAgataaattaagaaagaagcaagaaacgaagaatattCGGTACTCTTTAAACGCAATGCGTATTCATTTTCAATCCGAcgtctcattttctttctatctacaaGTGCATCTTTCTCGTGTCAGTACGTTCACCGGGTAATAAAAACGGATCGGAGAAAGGTAAGATGCACTTTCACAAGACTTGTTTgaattaaaacgaagaaacgacgTAGTAGACGATCGCTCGTCGGTAAAACCCACATCGTTAGTAGGCGTCTACGAATTTGGTAATCTTaaccatataaatattatgtaaatcaTACGTTTAGCGATTTGAAATTAGCACTTACGTGTTTGAAAAGTTCATAGGaatgacaaaagaaagaaaaaaactatatCAAAAGTGACGATaaaatttagaataaaaaCATCATTAAACAGTGATATGagtatcaaattattattaccttgaaaatataataaaacgatggctactttatttttaaatacggTCGAACGACTGGATCACGCCTACGCGTGATGAACGTTATGGATCCTCGAGTATAAAGAACTTTctaaacatttaaataaatagatatccatcgaaaaatgaaagcTATGTTATATAGCGTATGTAAGAAAATTAGAGGATAGAAATGATCGagtgaaaattaaattatcttcctttgtttattttttagaatgaAAACTTGGCCCATTCTGCTGGCGTGTCTAACGACATGCACGCTGGCGACTCAAGTGACGTATCAGACGTCATCTTCGTCGCAGAGTTCTAGCAGTACGAaccaacaacagcaacaatgGTCTTGGCAAGGTCAAGATTTACTTGGTGCTCCTAACACGCAAGAAGAATCTTATCATCCCGTCTCGTTCACTGCACCCGATGCTCTCAAACAAGAACAATCGCAGCAGCAACAACTGTACAACCCTAACGTTCAATCGCAATCGAGTGGAGTCGGCGAAGCACTTGATCAACGAAcggtaaagaaaatataagagttcagatatagtaaataaaaatataaataaataaataaaaatgtatgattTGCAGGTGGATTCTGTGATCGATAACATTCTCATCTATAATCGACAGGGACGCAATCTAGAAGGTTACGACGAGCTGTATGCCGATCCAGACGTGAAAAATGCTCTTCAATTAGGGAACGATACCGTAGCGCGTAGTTACATCAAAGAGAAGCTATGCTCTCTCGGTCTTATGAACGTgagtttaatcattttatttgattactATATAATTACTTGAATGCGTTATCGTAAAACAAGTTTTTTTTGTCGATGTAGTGCGAGAATCTGGAAGGTCGTCGTCCATATTACTCACCTCATCGTGATATCCACCCTCACGATGTAATCTACGCTCAACCCGTCACGATAAAACCCGTTGGTCATCCGTTACCAGCTGTGCCTGTAAAACGACCGTATAGATTTGGAAAACCGGAATCACTATCGCCTGGCTTCGCTCCTGGATCAATTTTGTCGGGGCCACCGCCGTCTTTCATCGGAGCTGGACATGGACCGATCTATTCAAGACCTCCATCAAGTTTTCTCGGCTCGCAGGTTGGTCTGAAGAAACCTGGTGGACCGATCTACGCTACGAAACCAATTTATGAGCCTGGCTTGGACGCTGAGGTCGATTTCGATGATAAATTCGTGAATAAGAAACAAGTGATCTTACAGCAACCGGGTGGTCCTGTACAACAACACGTACATCATCACTACCACCATGGAGATTCGACCGGTAACGTCGGATCCACTCCGATAATCGGACCTGGACCTATTGGCAACAACGGTTTCAACGCTTACGGCTACGGCAATGGTGGTTCTTACGCTGGCACCATTAACGATTTCGAGGACTATAGAAAGAACTTTAAGATCAAGACATCCAATTCCGGTAACAGTTTGAACGAAGCCGCATCGTCGAACAGTTACGCGAACGCTTTCTCAACTTACGAGAAAGTAAAGGGTGATTCCACGGTCGGTGGGTCCAGTTCGGTGCATACAGGAAAACAATATCCTGGATTCGGTAATAGCAATCCGTACATagtcaataataattttgcttCGAATGGTAACAACTTCGCCGGTGGTCTTGGATCCTTTGAAAATGGTTTCAACAATGGATTGTCATCGTCGAATTACGAGGACTGCGTGTGCGTACCTTACGAACAATGTTCGACCATCGACCATGTTGGTCGCAAGGACGATCTTTATTTGGCGATCGATCCTCGTAATCTTGACAAAAATATCGAAGCTGAAACCGTTGAAGTTGTTGTCACCGATGGAAATGGTACAATGAGTATCGTAAGAGTCCCGAAAGGAGTCAACGCAACTGATCATGCTGAGCATCGCAGAGAACAGGATAGCAACGGTCAAACACCGGATTCCGAGGAAAATAACGACTTTGTCGAAAGCGacaaaagaacgaagagagataCCGTCAAGAGGGCTGAACAGAAAGAGGAGAACAAAGCAGAA from Vespula vulgaris chromosome 11, iyVesVulg1.1, whole genome shotgun sequence carries:
- the LOC127067406 gene encoding neuropeptide-like 3 produces the protein MFKHLVLIALIGLAWSAPAPAPKPAPAPKPLSVISDIKTPASTAKLTPLVAPIATPLISSISRVALLPQLTPYAYAYPAALAPVEIAAAPSTYSIEQHGYHITY
- the LOC127067400 gene encoding uncharacterized protein LOC127067400 isoform X2, whose product is MKTWPILLACLTTCTLATQVTYQTSSSSQSSSSTNQQQQQWSWQGQDLLGAPNTQEESYHPVSFTAPDALKQEQSQQQQLYNPNVQSQSSGVGEALDQRTVDSVIDNILIYNRQGRNLEGYDELYADPDVKNALQLGNDTVARSYIKEKLCSLGLMNCENLEGRRPYYSPHRDIHPHDVIYAQPVTIKPVGHPLPAVPVKRPYRFGKPESLSPGFAPGSILSGPPPSFIGAGHGPIYSRPPSSFLGSQQPGGPVQQHVHHHYHHGDSTGNVGSTPIIGPGPIGNNGFNAYGYGNGGSYAGTINDFEDYRKNFKIKTSNSGNSLNEAASSNSYANAFSTYEKVKGDSTVGGSSSVHTGKQYPGFGNSNPYIVNNNFASNGNNFAGGLGSFENGFNNGLSSSNYEDCVCVPYEQCSTIDHVGRKDDLYLAIDPRNLDKNIEAETVEVVVTDGNGTMSIVRVPKGVNATDHAEHRREQDSNGQTPDSEENNDFVESDKRTKRDTVKRAEQKEENKAEAQSRQFGRPPVCGPRHVCCRSSHIIASRPRPGQCGTRYTKGVNARIKTPAYVDGDSEFGEYPWQVAILKKDPAESVYVCGGTLISPRHIITAAHCVKTYAGRDLRARLGEWDVNHDVEFYPYIERDIVSVYVHPEFYAGTLYNDIAILKLDHPVDFDKNPHINPACLPNKRDDFNGARCWTTGWGKDAFGEFGKYQNILKEVDVPIINNQVCESQMRRTRLGASFSLHPGFICAGGEEGKDACKGDGGGPMVCERHGQWQLAGVVSWGIGCGQAGVPGVYSRVSFYLDWIRQVIDQY
- the LOC127067400 gene encoding uncharacterized protein LOC127067400 isoform X1; translation: MKTWPILLACLTTCTLATQVTYQTSSSSQSSSSTNQQQQQWSWQGQDLLGAPNTQEESYHPVSFTAPDALKQEQSQQQQLYNPNVQSQSSGVGEALDQRTVDSVIDNILIYNRQGRNLEGYDELYADPDVKNALQLGNDTVARSYIKEKLCSLGLMNCENLEGRRPYYSPHRDIHPHDVIYAQPVTIKPVGHPLPAVPVKRPYRFGKPESLSPGFAPGSILSGPPPSFIGAGHGPIYSRPPSSFLGSQVGLKKPGGPIYATKPIYEPGLDAEVDFDDKFVNKKQVILQQPGGPVQQHVHHHYHHGDSTGNVGSTPIIGPGPIGNNGFNAYGYGNGGSYAGTINDFEDYRKNFKIKTSNSGNSLNEAASSNSYANAFSTYEKVKGDSTVGGSSSVHTGKQYPGFGNSNPYIVNNNFASNGNNFAGGLGSFENGFNNGLSSSNYEDCVCVPYEQCSTIDHVGRKDDLYLAIDPRNLDKNIEAETVEVVVTDGNGTMSIVRVPKGVNATDHAEHRREQDSNGQTPDSEENNDFVESDKRTKRDTVKRAEQKEENKAEAQSRQFGRPPVCGPRHVCCRSSHIIASRPRPGQCGTRYTKGVNARIKTPAYVDGDSEFGEYPWQVAILKKDPAESVYVCGGTLISPRHIITAAHCVKTYAGRDLRARLGEWDVNHDVEFYPYIERDIVSVYVHPEFYAGTLYNDIAILKLDHPVDFDKNPHINPACLPNKRDDFNGARCWTTGWGKDAFGEFGKYQNILKEVDVPIINNQVCESQMRRTRLGASFSLHPGFICAGGEEGKDACKGDGGGPMVCERHGQWQLAGVVSWGIGCGQAGVPGVYSRVSFYLDWIRQVIDQY